TGCAGGGAGAGTTTCTCTCAGGTCTCTTTTTGGGACATGCTTTGGCCACAAAAGTCCTGGAGTTGCAATCGGGCATAGTGGCGCTAGTACATTTCCCTTGTGTACGCCAGCAATGCACTGCAAATAACAATAAAACGTTCGAATAGTTATATGTGATCATTGCGTCCAGTGCCTCACTGAGAATatcacaatattttatttttttgaatagaaTGTAAAATTAATTCAAACCCCAAATAAATCGTTTTCTGTACAACCAGTAGCTAATGTTTAAATACGTTTATAGTAATACTAATATGCGATACTAGTGgcttataatttatttatattgctAAGGAAAATTAATTTTCCCTTGATGTTATACCTTGTGGTATTCTTCAACGAATTGCAAGCATTCTGTGTTACTAGGATCCACATTGTAATAGATCCCGTTACAACTTTTCTTCAGTGACTGCCAATAAAAAGGAGGAAAAAGATCAGTTTATGTTTTCTTCATTATGGCTCTACAAACATGTAGCATATATTGATATTAGAGTAAAGCATGTTCAAAAGTATACCTCGTAGAGTTCATCAGAGATTAGAGCCATTCCATGAGCAAATGGAAACACGATGGTTACGATCAAACTCCCGGTGTCGCCGGGTTTCCAAGCACATACCCCTATTTATATGAGGAGAGAGCATTTTCACTTAAATGTAAAGCTCAATTagcaaatttataaaatatattttttaaataagggTTTATAGAATTATAGTATATGTTTTCCATAGCAAATTTCCCTCACAATTTGTATTTAGATATACAGTACAAGAAGCACCCAAATACAACATTCAACCTGAAGATTTATTTGAGGTTTGAATCCAAGGTCATTTCCTGCACCATCGTCATCAAGAATATGTTATaaaatggaaataaaaataattaaattgaatCAGAAAGATTTAAGATAAACTTTGTACCTTTGGAGATTTCTTGAACAGTGGCCGGAATAACCTTACCAGCATAAGAATTTCCAGTGATATAAAAGGGCTGAGAGATAAACTCTATATGCCTGTCTAGCCACTGTGTTACAAAAGAATTAACCCTCCaaatgtctatatatatatatatatatatatatatatatatatatatatattaagataaatgCTTCAAAAAGACAATTAAAATTAAGTGTTGTTTTTTGTTCACCTTGAGAAGAAACTCGTGGACCCGCTTAGATTCTTCTGAGTCACTTGGTGTATCAAGAAGTTGAGTTTTTGAGTAGGAGAAGCCAGTACCAACAGGCTGGTCCAAGTATATTATGCTTGCAATCTGAGAAACCAATTTATCAACTAAATAAACAATGCATGATccaatacttttatataaagaTTGTATATAATCAAAGAATATTGAAACGACAAAACCGTACCTTTGTCCATGAGTATGTAGTGGAAAGTAAAGTTGGAATACCTCCGCTGTAACCCTCAACTCTGAATTTAACAGGCCCTGATAGCGCAAAGTTTTATGGTTAAGGATATGAAAGATGTGTTTTCAACAGTAATACGGGTTTTAACTAACATATGCATACAGTGACAAAAAAACTAACATATGCATGATGTTATATTTTATGGGTTTAATTAAGCCTCTAGAAGAGCAACCAAGTACTCATGCATGCATGATGtgctaaaaaacaaaataatgttttcTTACCATTCTCAAATAGAAGAGCGGAGACAGCAGAGCAACCAGGTCCTCCAGTTAACCAGAGAAGAAGAGGATCTTCTTTCGGATTCCTCTCAGATTTAATGAAGTAATAAAAACAATTGCACTTGCTCTTCTTCACCAACACCAATATACCTTCATGCACAAACGTTTGATCTAATGTATgactttttttatttcaatcttGAATAAACATATGAAGATTacatgaaaagaagaaaaaaaacaaacccgGTTTCAAGCTCGAAAGGAAGAGGACCTTCAAAACCAGGAAGATACTTGACAACTGATCCAGAGTTTGCATGTAGACTCAAAATCATAAGtaaaagaagaagcagaagcaaGTTCTTAGCCATttctttttcccttttttttttggtttctcgTTAACTAGAGATCACATGATACTAAAAGAAGCCCCAAAAGCTCTAGTAATATTACAAAACAGGTACCATGTCACTATCAAGCAACTACATCTGTCAAACTTGGACAGAAAAAGCCACATTCATAGTTCTGTgcactatcatcatcatcattcatcatCTCGATTCTTGTTGCCTCGAGAGCCACGACCACTGATTCTGTCGAGAACCTTGTTCATAATTAGCTTCTCTCGAGGCTGCTTAAAGTCTTACCAATTCTTGCATTCAATTAGAGGCTTCATCATtctcaaccaaaaaaaaaaaaaaaaaacaagctgaACTTTCTAAACCGGAAtcacaaatcaaaccaaaatgcCCCCAACAAAGGTTTTACACGGATTCAAATTTGGGTTTACAAAGGTACAATGTACAAACCGTTATTTCGATACATAGAAATGCAGATGGATAAATACGGTTATACAACAATAGATCTTCTCTTATTTGAGCAAAACTGAAGCATCTTtgctaacaaaacaaaacatgtttTATCTTTCACTCCTACAAAAGCTAAAGAAAGACATGAATCCGATCCAATAAGATGGAAACCAAAAGACGTGAGCGAGCCTTTTTCAACCCGTCATTCCTGGGAAGAGCTGGGATATCTTGTTGAACACATCCATTACCTGCAATCAAACAAGACCACACACTCTTACAAATGTCATTGCCTGAGATGTTTTACAATACACTATAAGTAGCCGTAGGTTTGAGTGTTTCACCTCTTTGTCATTTTGGTACTTCATGATGTTCATTGGATTCTCTGAACACTGCAAGGACAAGAATCAAAACGAGTCAGAGATCATGtcaaagtatatatttttcatgcaAGTGAAGAAAGAAAACGTACTTCCATTAGCGCTGCTTGGACTCTAGGATTCTGGAATGCCATTGCAACATCAGGGTTCTCCATAATCTTAGAGATGACTTCTTCTGGAGTCAGTCCTATTTGATCTGAAACATCAGGATTTGAACCTATGTTAAAACCATAGTACAGTATAAAACTTTGTAGAAAATTGATAAGGGGATGGTTTTCTTACCGAACTGTTGCTTCACTTCAGGACTATTCAGGTCGAAGTTCTTTAAGGTCTCCGTCATTCTCTTGTCCCATTCACCACTCCCACTCATATTGTTCCTAAATCCATGAAAAAACAAACAAGTGTAAATggaaaaaaagatatatagtTCTGAAGATTCTCAAAAACTCAAAAGCAatgaaaagaaattaaaaacttACAACATGTCCTGTAGCTGTTGACGGTATTGAGGATTCTTAAGCATCCCTACAAAGTTCCAATATGGCCCAACGATTTAATTTTGAGAAGCAATACGGAGAACAAAGATAGTAATAGCAGGATGCTCTAAACAGACTTACATTTGAAAGTTTCTGGGTTCCTCATCTCCTCAGGCAAATGTCtgtatacacacacacataatgTTAAGCAAAAACGTTTTGAAAATATACAGAAGTATTGAAACATAATGTGATAAGGGAAGATGAGTTACGGGTAAACCATCTTCTGAACTGTTGGATCTtccatcattttctctaaaGCTTCTACTGACAAACCAGGCCCTCCTTTCCCAGCGCCTGTGTTAACAATGGGAAGACTAAGGATTCAATCCagatgagagaaagaaaaaatcatgaaaaatgAGATGCAAAATATATAGCTAGGCAAGTGATGTAAACTGATATTCTTTTAACTCACCCAAAGATTGGAAAACCTCTGAAGCAGTGGCACCATTGGCCGGAGCAGTTCCATTTTGCAGAACCTTAACCCAAAGATCAAATGGGATAACACAGAAACATCCCAAGTTAGTTTTTCGAATTACCACTTGCTGTGCTGTGCGGTTAcataagagaagaaaagaaacttaCATCCTCAAACAAGCGGGTTTCTTTGGGGGCACTAGTTTCAGAGACTTCTGCATAGTTGCTAAATGGACTTTCCTTTGTGGTTTCCTCAGGGGAAACGTCTTCAAAGGCTGTAGTATTATACAGTTAATTGAAACTTGGAAAATGGTAAAGCAAGAAGCTCAAAAATCTAAGGTGACAAAAGAGGAGGTAAGAATCTACCGTagttcttttcttctttcttctctttgttctCCTCTAAAACAACACTTGGCTTATCCACTTCTATATTCTTTGTCGGAGGTGTAGGTGTAGGTTTAAACGTCGGAGGCCTATCTACTTTTGTAGCAGTCACATCAACAGTAGCACCTGAAGACTGGGATTGAGATTGGAACGGTGAGGAAGTAGGACTTGTTTGAGGAGGAAATGGAAACGGAAAAGGCGATCCTGATCCTGATCCTGGTCCAGTGGGGAATCCAGGATTATTAAACTGGCTGTTTTGAGTATTCATCTGGTTCATCATTGTCTTCATAGCTGTTTGCATTGCATATTTCTGaaaccaaaagcaaaaaaaaaaaaagttcagagagagagagagagagagagagagagagtaacaCCCAGTTAAAGAACACTAAGAGACAGCATTGAGAGACACTGTGAAATATACTGCAAACAAATAGTTATAAAAGCGACAATAGGTGTTCAATACCTGAGTTGCATCACTAAATAAATCCATAATGGTATTATATAGGTTATTTTTCAAACGCTCCATCTATGAATCAAGTGACTCACTAGCCAAAACAAAAGAGATGCAAATGCTTCCATGCTTAAAGTTAAATCTATAGTTTCAGAGCGTGAGAGAGCGACCAGTTCAGCATGTTAAGATAAACCAATCTAATGAATACTATTTCAGATACTATACAATAGGAGAAAATAGAGATAACATGAAGCCTAgctctgaaaaaaaaaatataagaggGAAAAACCAAGTAACTGGTACCTTTAAGTTTGACGTTGCCTATAatcacccaaaaaaaaaggaatcagATAATAAAGCAAGAAGGAACAATGAAACTAAAGATTAAACATGACACTCACCCATGAGAACAAAGCTGATAGACCAACTCCAACACCAATCCAGAAAAGTGGTGATCCTCTACACAAACAATCAAAACTTAAGCTCATCGTCCAAAAAACAAGCTTCGGAAAATGATGTAACCAGAGAACATGGTTGGGTAAAATTACACGGTTGATGAAGATGAAGGTGGTGGCACAGCCGTGCTAGGGGAAGCAACAGAGGTTGTCTGTTTATCACGACTAGAAGAGAATATACTTGCAAAAGCTTTCGTCTTGTGTTTCACTACCACTGCAAAACAGAGATAATTACACAAAAGTGTTGGCTTTTACTGAAAAAGAAGACAAATTCACTAGCTTCTTTCGCCACAAAAgggtttataatttgaaaattcaatCATTATAGAGATAAAAAGTAAGAAAGTGAGAAGCTTTCGCATTCTCAACCGCAGATTAAAACAATGGGTATCGAGTGGGAAAGTGAAAGCTTACCGATTTCTCCAGCTTTATCCGTGCGCGAAGATGGAGGCTGAGATTGCGCGGAGGCAGAGGTTTTGGAGCAGCGGAGGAGAATTTTAGGAGTCCGGCGGGAGAACCCTAGTGGGGGTTTAATAAGAGAGGAAGTGAAATTGCATCCGATTAAGAGCTTGGGAGAAGAAGCTGAGCAAGAAACTAGGGTCAGGTTATCCATcttttactctctctctttgcAGTGAAGAGCCGGTTGAGAAGATGATGAGGAGGATGAACGAACGCTCTGGTTTAAGCTACAGTGTGTACCCTTCAAAGCACGAGACTTTGAGTTATGTTTCGGTGTTGGATCCTCTGCAGTTAAGTGCACCGGAACTTCTCAAGTTGCGAGTTATATAACGGTCAAGATCGCTACATTAAAATTAATCCAAGGGTGTAAAAAACTCCTGCGTGATTATTCTAAAAAGTTACCCCcttaacttttgttttgttaCATTATACCTCGtctctttttttaataacatttacCCCCCTGCCATCAGCTTAGTTATATCTCTCAACATAACTCGCAACTTCATGTGAAGTCAAAACAAACGTTTTATTGTGGACGAAGTAACGTCTCAGCAAATGATTAAGATTTGTTGTATCTCTCAGCATGTTCTCaagaaacgttttttttttttttttgttaatccgGGTGTCCGGATTCCCCTAGGAACCCGACTAGCACCGACCGCCGACCACCGCCCCCAAAGAAACGTTTGTTTAGTTATAACCAAAACACGTTTTATTTTCACATGCACTTGAGATTATCTACTGAATTGGTGTTATACTACTTTCAACTCtacaactaaatttttttagttttaagtaatgtcttttttttttgaacaacgtTTTAAGTAATGTCTTTGACTCTACATTTGCTTCTTTTTCATGTGAAGTCCATTTTGACGAGATATTACACATTACATCAAACTCACTAGGGATGAAGTCACGGAGAAGACATCTGGACTGAGAGAGCATTGTGGATACGAATGCCGTCACCCGTGAGGGCAGTTGGAGGAAGATCAaggcaaaaaataataatgcgATTTCCACACAGACGCAGCCATCTATTATCTGATTTAGCATCCACCTTTGCCGATCCTAGGTGTAATTATCTAAATTCAAATGATTTGGATCTGTGCTAACTTCTTGATTATTGAAATCCCAATTAAAATTACAGTTGGAGAAGTTCTGACTGCTCATGAGTTTCAGTGTTAGGCTGTTACTCATACCAAATTGTTGCTGGCTTGTCATGTTCAGATGCGAGACTAATGCATGTCATGTTCAGATGCGAGACTAAGGCTTTTCAACAGCTTCTGGGCAATTCCTTGTTATATACAATGTTTATATCTTTATTCTTTTGGTTCATTAGTCCATGGCCAAGGCTTTTCAACAGCTTCAGGGCAATTCTTACACAAGAAATTCAAAAGCATCTAAGATCAATcattaaacaaagacataaaagCAATGATAAGTTGATAACAATACAAAGCTGCTTCTCAGATAATGGGCCAAAGGCTTTCCACATATGAGGGCTTGAGAAGATGATAAGGTTcttcaaaatttaaactaaGAGAATGTCTTAACAAAAGCTCAGAACTGCTCTCTTCCTTGATCTAAAACACGAaaggattaaaaaaaattccccTTCAAGCATCTTAGATCAAAGTGTCATCGAACAATGCAGAACTCAGGAAGAATCTCTTTTGCTTAAATCAAAAAGAACCAAATCAAATTCTCATCCCTTCTTTTCAGTGTGGTTAAAGCAATATAATCATCATAGAGCAGCACAAGAATAAACGAAAACATAGaaactacaaaaaaacatattacaAAACTAATGATTAAGGGGAAAGCTCTCAGACAAAGGGCCAAAGTTTGTCCACATGAGAGGACTCGAAAACATGTCATGAAACTATTCCAATCAGGAAAAAAAAGCTATCAATAAGACCTCAACATTACTCTCTACCATAATCTAAACCACGAAGGAGAAGAAGACCTTCAAAGCGACTTAGATCAAGGTGTCATAAAGAAAACGTCGAGATCTAATCAAAACTTTTTTCACTGGTTAGAATCAACAACAGCCACAACACAATTCTCAAGCCCATCTTTTTCAGTGTGGTTAAAGCAAGATAATCATCACAGAGCATCCCCACACAAACCAAAAACAGAGTACGTGAAAAAGGTTAGCACTTGATCATCTAGAAGAAAACACAGGACAACAGAAGCTGTTGAATCTCGAGAAAATGATAGAATCCACGGGAAAGACAAATTCTACATGTCCAGAGATTACAAAAAGAAGTTTGATTTCGCATCGGAAACATAGGACTCTGTTAAGCTATGTGTATGAGAAGCTTAGAGACTCtttacaacatatataagtTCCCTTATATGCTAAACTCTTAACCTAAAGTTTCGgacttttaaacaaaaaaaaaagggaaaaatcGGATCTTTCGATAACAGAATGGATTTTTTTCGTGAAGAACCATTTGCGGCGATAACAAAGACAGACGAAGAAGtcttatcatttataaaactcTAGGGTTTAACGAGCCCTAGCTTGTAGTTTTAATGGGCCTACAGGCCCAAAACTGTAcccttttctcttcttctccctcgAGACTCTGTTTCTGTCGGACGGAAACATATGATTACTCACTACTTGTCGAATCAGTAAAAGCGAATCTCTCTCAGTGATTCATCGAATTTAGGTTAGGTATCCGTCTTCTCTGCTATTATTCATTCACATGACCGATAAAAATTCCTCCTTGTTCGTTTCAAGGGATTCGACAAATCTGAGATTCTCCTCTGTTTCAATGTCCTAAGGAGATTCGTTTCTTCGTTAACCCCTATTGCAGCCATCTCTTTATCTCCAAGCTGTTGCTGTCTTAACCCACTCACCAAAAAGCATCCTTTTTTTGTATAaatcaacttcttcttcttcatcctccatGTACTTGTCTTGTGTATTACTCTGATACGGATGCATACGATGTGCCATGAAGCTATCAACGTCTCTCCGGCAGAGTCCGGAGCTACGTTCAATGAGTTAGACCACCTCCCCTTGACGACACGGCGTAGTTTGTTGCAGTCTAACTCTGTTTCCGTGCCTGCGTGAGTCTGCTCTCTCTCTATGGTTTATACACTTTCTTTCAATTCACTTAAACATTTACTTTAATGTTTTTTTGGCTTCATCTGTATAGTATCGTGAAAAGGGAAGAGGATTGCTTTAATGAGCTGGTAAGTTTAGATTAAAGAGATCTTCTGTTACATTTAGTTTCTCCTTTGTTATAGTTTTAGAGAACTGACTATGTTAGTTTCCAGGTTGTAGTGTCAAACTGTGATGCTCCAGAATCTGTAAACTCTCAAACTCCGGAATCTACTAGCATTGGTTGTAGTCAAGGTCTAATTGATTCTGGAAACCTAAGACCACAGAACAACATTCTAGTATCTTGTAGTAGTAATGCGCAAATGGAAGAAACCGCTGGGAGTGGTGGTGATGATACTCTTGAACATCTCTCACTGAAAGAGAGGCGCAAATTGCTTCTACAAAggtaactttaatttttgacTTTTAGTGTCACAAGCTTGTCTGCATCTTTTAACTCGCTAGGGTTAACTTGTGTCTAATGGTTATGATACCTGTTGTTGCAGGGTGGTTTTAAGGTTGCCAGAACCCAGCTTAGAGGTAACAAACTGACGATTTCCTCCTCTAGTTTCTGTTATAGTTTTGTGTGAGATCTAATAGGGTCTAACTGCTTATTTGCGTTAGAAGTTGCAGGATGATACTACTAAAGATTGCAATGAAACCgatcttttcaaaataaaagccGAGAATTCATGCAAAAATGGGATAGCTTCATCTTCTGAGGCCAGATTCAGCGGCTTTCTAGAGAAAATTGATTCTTTCCTCTATAAGAAAGTTACCATAGGTTCGAAATCTGGAATTCAAGAGAATGATGATCCAGTTGCTCATGAAAAGTCTTTTGAGCTGGCAAGTCCGCGTGAGTTACCCAGTATTGATTACGAACGCTCTCCTCTAAGTAGCAACTGTTATGCAGCAGCTGCAGCTGATAATCAGAGAGATAGAGTCAAAAGAGTTAAAAGGAATCCACGTCCTTTGAACGTGAGTGAGATACAGTCGAATCAAGAAAAGTGTGAGTCTTTAGATGATTGCGTCATGGGGAATGTTGTTAACTCAGAGCAAGTACAGGTGAAAAGAGAGGTGGAAACACATGATGACGAAGAAGATGAGCAAGAGTTTGTGAATCTGATCTCTCGTTTGACTCGTTGTGCATCTGCTCCGAGTCCTCCTGCTAGCTTTGTGAAAAACGAAACAGACACCACCGCTAGTGAATTGGATGAAGATGAGATTGACCACATGAAACTAATTGATCGGTTAAACCTTCGGTCTTCTCATGGCTCATGTCATCATGAAGCTCCTCCTCCTAGTAGTTCTCCACCCTCAGGTTTTAGCTTCTGTGCATCTGATGAATACGTTAAACCTTTGAGGGTATCACGTCCTTGGAAGCGAAAGAAAACCGCCACGTGAGTCCCCCACTCTCTATGTTTTTAGATTCTCTCGCTGTTTCATTTTTGATCTTATGAGTATGAAATAACCAATTGCAGGAACTCAATTGAGACAGCTCTGGAGGAAGATGCTCCTGGTCTTTTGCAGGTGCTGATTAAACAAGGGGTAACAGTAGATGAACTCAGGCTTTATGGGGAGGATGATTCCTCAGATGATTCACTTATTGAAGAGACCTTCTCAGAGCTGGAAGATGTCATCTCACAGGTATAAAAATTTGTCCTTCATTTATCTTTTTTCCTCGATGTGtcttttgaatctttttttttttttaattatcagcTCTACTTCAAAAGAGCAACAGGCACTAAACTTCTTAACTTAAGTTTCTCaaaagattcaagaagcagctatTGCTTGACCTGTTTGTTCTCCCTCATAGAACAGGTAcaatttgctttttttttcttcttctatgttTTCACTTTCTTCCTAACTTGTTTCCTTTTGCTTTCAA
The sequence above is drawn from the Raphanus sativus cultivar WK10039 chromosome 7, ASM80110v3, whole genome shotgun sequence genome and encodes:
- the LOC108814175 gene encoding protein TIC 40, chloroplastic isoform X1, whose product is MDNLTLVSCSASSPKLLIGCNFTSSLIKPPLGFSRRTPKILLRCSKTSASAQSQPPSSRTDKAGEIVVVKHKTKAFASIFSSSRDKQTTSVASPSTAVPPPSSSSTVGSPLFWIGVGVGLSALFSWATSNLKKYAMQTAMKTMMNQMNTQNSQFNNPGFPTGPGSGSGSPFPFPFPPQTSPTSSPFQSQSQSSGATVDVTATKVDRPPTFKPTPTPPTKNIEVDKPSVVLEENKEKKEEKNYAFEDVSPEETTKESPFSNYAEVSETSAPKETRLFEDVLQNGTAPANGATASEVFQSLGAGKGGPGLSVEALEKMMEDPTVQKMVYPHLPEEMRNPETFKWMLKNPQYRQQLQDMLNNMSGSGEWDKRMTETLKNFDLNSPEVKQQFDQIGLTPEEVISKIMENPDVAMAFQNPRVQAALMECSENPMNIMKYQNDKEVMDVFNKISQLFPGMTG
- the LOC108814175 gene encoding protein TIC 40, chloroplastic isoform X2, producing MDNLTLVSCSASSPKLLIGCNFTSSLIKPPLGFSRRTPKILLRCSKTSASAQSQPPSSRTDKAGEIVVVKHKTKAFASIFSSSRDKQTTSVASPSTAVPPPSSSSTVGSPLFWIGVGVGLSALFSWKYAMQTAMKTMMNQMNTQNSQFNNPGFPTGPGSGSGSPFPFPFPPQTSPTSSPFQSQSQSSGATVDVTATKVDRPPTFKPTPTPPTKNIEVDKPSVVLEENKEKKEEKNYAFEDVSPEETTKESPFSNYAEVSETSAPKETRLFEDVLQNGTAPANGATASEVFQSLGAGKGGPGLSVEALEKMMEDPTVQKMVYPHLPEEMRNPETFKWMLKNPQYRQQLQDMLNNMSGSGEWDKRMTETLKNFDLNSPEVKQQFDQIGLTPEEVISKIMENPDVAMAFQNPRVQAALMECSENPMNIMKYQNDKEVMDVFNKISQLFPGMTG
- the LOC108818337 gene encoding uncharacterized protein LOC108818337 isoform X1, producing MHTMCHEAINVSPAESGATFNELDHLPLTTRRSLLQSNSVSVPAIVKREEDCFNELVVVSNCDAPESVNSQTPESTSIGCSQGLIDSGNLRPQNNILVSCSSNAQMEETAGSGGDDTLEHLSLKERRKLLLQRVVLRLPEPSLEKLQDDTTKDCNETDLFKIKAENSCKNGIASSSEARFSGFLEKIDSFLYKKVTIGSKSGIQENDDPVAHEKSFELASPRELPSIDYERSPLSSNCYAAAAADNQRDRVKRVKRNPRPLNVSEIQSNQEKCESLDDCVMGNVVNSEQVQVKREVETHDDEEDEQEFVNLISRLTRCASAPSPPASFVKNETDTTASELDEDEIDHMKLIDRLNLRSSHGSCHHEAPPPSSSPPSGFSFCASDEYVKPLRVSRPWKRKKTATNSIETALEEDAPGLLQVLIKQGVTVDELRLYGEDDSSDDSLIEETFSELEDVISQLYFKRATGTKLLNLSFSKDSRSSYCLTCLFSLIEQARYLRFRKWPVEWGWCRDLQSFIFVFERHNRIVMERPEYGYATYFFELSNTASVGWQIKRLVLAMKLASCGRYQLIENKPLLVGEDMTEAEAEILMKFGWVANTGLGTMLNYRDRVFHDRKSHKESSEWKSKISKLLVDGYNSGTIVETFIAHPDDVEDDGDDDGLDMEDVKLETY
- the LOC108818337 gene encoding uncharacterized protein LOC108818337 isoform X3; protein product: MHTMCHEAINVSPAESGATFNELDHLPLTTRRSLLQSNSVSVPAIVKREEDCFNELVVVSNCDAPESVNSQTPESTSIGCSQGLIDSGNLRPQNNILVSCSSNAQMEETAGSGGDDTLEHLSLKERRKLLLQRVVLRLPEPSLEDDTTKDCNETDLFKIKAENSCKNGIASSSEARFSGFLEKIDSFLYKKVTIGSKSGIQENDDPVAHEKSFELASPRELPSIDYERSPLSSNCYAAAAADNQRDRVKRVKRNPRPLNVSEIQSNQEKCESLDDCVMGNVVNSEQVQVKREVETHDDEEDEQEFVNLISRLTRCASAPSPPASFVKNETDTTASELDEDEIDHMKLIDRLNLRSSHGSCHHEAPPPSSSPPSGFSFCASDEYVKPLRVSRPWKRKKTATNSIETALEEDAPGLLQVLIKQGVTVDELRLYGEDDSSDDSLIEETFSELEDVISQLYFKRATGTKLLNLSFSKDSRSSYCLTCLFSLIEQARYLRFRKWPVEWGWCRDLQSFIFVFERHNRIVMERPEYGYATYFFELSNTASVGWQIKRLVLAMKLASCGRYQLIENKPLLVGEDMTEAEAEILMKFGWVANTGLGTMLNYRDRVFHDRKSHKESSEWKSKISKLLVDGYNSGTIVETFIAHPDDVEDDGDDDGLDMEDVKLETY
- the LOC108818337 gene encoding uncharacterized protein LOC108818337 isoform X2 yields the protein MHTMCHEAINVSPAESGATFNELDHLPLTTRRSLLQSNSVSVPAIVKREEDCFNELVVVSNCDAPESVNSQTPESTSIGCSQGLIDSGNLRPQNNILVSCSSNAQMEETAGSGGDDTLEHLSLKERRKLLLQRVVLRLPEPSLELQDDTTKDCNETDLFKIKAENSCKNGIASSSEARFSGFLEKIDSFLYKKVTIGSKSGIQENDDPVAHEKSFELASPRELPSIDYERSPLSSNCYAAAAADNQRDRVKRVKRNPRPLNVSEIQSNQEKCESLDDCVMGNVVNSEQVQVKREVETHDDEEDEQEFVNLISRLTRCASAPSPPASFVKNETDTTASELDEDEIDHMKLIDRLNLRSSHGSCHHEAPPPSSSPPSGFSFCASDEYVKPLRVSRPWKRKKTATNSIETALEEDAPGLLQVLIKQGVTVDELRLYGEDDSSDDSLIEETFSELEDVISQLYFKRATGTKLLNLSFSKDSRSSYCLTCLFSLIEQARYLRFRKWPVEWGWCRDLQSFIFVFERHNRIVMERPEYGYATYFFELSNTASVGWQIKRLVLAMKLASCGRYQLIENKPLLVGEDMTEAEAEILMKFGWVANTGLGTMLNYRDRVFHDRKSHKESSEWKSKISKLLVDGYNSGTIVETFIAHPDDVEDDGDDDGLDMEDVKLETY